The sequence below is a genomic window from Pirellulales bacterium.
AATCGCCCATTCACTTCGGTTGCCTGAGGAAGTGTTACTTTTTCGCTCCGACTGCGATCGCCTGCTTTTTGATCTGGCGAATGTGCGGGTCCATCATTACGACCCCGACAAAGATGAAGAAGCAGCGAGCGATAAACTAGCCGTTACCATCATCGAGGCTCTACGGGAAGTTGATTTGCGAAAGAGCACGTATGTACATCGTGCGGCGGAGGTGCTAGACGGCTCCTGCGTTGATCTGTTGGTGGCGGCGGCCAACAATGGCGGCATCGCAAAACAGCCGGCTTCCAAAAGCAGTGGCGATATTCTGTGGAATACGCGATATATTGCTGCGATTTCTCGGATGTTGGAGCTAGGGATCCTCTGTTTTGAAAACTTCAAAATAACACCGGAGCTCCTTGAATCACCGTCTAGCCAACCCATTCCGTATGAGTATCGAGTCACGCCTTTTGGCGACGCAGTGCTGCGAGTGCTAATAGAGAAAACCGGATTGAACGATCCGGATGTGCTTAAGAGTGTAGAAGCCACTTTTGCCAAGTTCGCTGCTGACTCCAATCCGACAAACCCGAAGATTTAATCTTTACCCGCGAGCCACAATACCGCAAATGATCTCGACGCAGCTGGTCCCAACAATCCTTCAGCGTGCCGAACTACACAGCAGGTGCGCGGCCGATGAGAAGTGCGGACCATTAATTGCCCGAGATAGTCGATTGGCCGCTTTGCGATGACCATGGTTCGTCATGACTTGATATCGATATCGGGTGACAGTTCGCCAGCTTCTAGCCGCAACGTGCTGGTTTGCGCTGTGCTTTGGATCGGCAGGCTTGGCGCATCGCCTGGGACAAAGGGCTGAACACGCTGCGCTGCCGGGCCTTATTTTCGTCGCGATCATAAGTTTCTTCACCGGCATCGGTGCCGTTCTCGGCAGAGCATCCATCGGCGCAATGTGCGAGGCCCTTATCTATGCGATTTTGCTGCTACTCGAGCTTTTTCGCGACGTCCGATAGCAGAGCTACCCCGAAAGAGCCAATGCCCCAGCGCTCTGCACAAACTAATGCCAAACGCCTTGGAGCGTCGCCAATTGCCGGGCGAAGTCATCCCACGCCGCTCTCGGCATGGCCATTCTCGTTCGCCCACGGCCGTTTCAGCCGGCAATTAGCGGGCGAGGTTACTGACACACATCGCGCCGCCCGACCACGCCCTGCTTGACCCGCCGGGGGGCCAGAAATAGGCTAATCTTACTTGGCCACACGACCAGCCGAACTTGCCTGGCGCGGGGTCGCCTGGCCCGGGTCGCTTTTCACTGGGCGGCCTCGTTTCTCAGACGCTTGCAACGGGCACGCGGCCGACCAACCCTCGAACCGCTGCCGATAACTACCTTTCAGGGAGAGTCGACCGATGACACGCTGCCGTCACTTGAGAATCGTTACGCTGGCGGCCATCGCCTGCCTGGCTTCGCGCGCGGCGTGGGGGCAGACGACTTACCAGGAACCCAAACGCGTGGTCTACGCCACGGGGGTCGACAAAGAGGAACTCTCGCTTAACGTGCTCGTGCCCAAGGGCAAAGCGAACGGCCTGGGCGTGATCTTCGTGATGAGCGGCGCCGGCTACTCGGCCGACGGCAAGGACACCGAGCGCGAGCACCAGGTGATTGCCGACACGTTTTGCGGCCGCGGCTACACGGTGTTTGCCGTCCGACCCGGCCCGATCACCAAGTACAGCGTGATCGACATGGCCGACCACCTGCAGAAGGCGATCGTGTTTATCAAGGCCCACGCCGACCAGTACAAGGTCGACGCGGGCCGCCTCGGTTTGATGAGCACGCGGGGCGGGGTACACTTGGTGTGCCTGGTCTGCATCACGGCCACCGACAAGACGGCCCCCAAAGCGGCCGGCGTTTACATTCCGCCCACCGACCTGAACG
It includes:
- a CDS encoding alpha/beta hydrolase, with product MTRCRHLRIVTLAAIACLASRAAWGQTTYQEPKRVVYATGVDKEELSLNVLVPKGKANGLGVIFVMSGAGYSADGKDTEREHQVIADTFCGRGYTVFAVRPGPITKYSVIDMADHLQKAIVFIKAHADQYKVDAGRLGLMSTRGGVHLVCLVCITATDKTAPKAAGVYIPPTDLNDKDTQKLYIQADTAAWEQIRKEAFNGGDGISPSSSAPFAAGAKDPQIKLPRVSPLAPTFLIVHGDADPSIPRLDSNAFFAAMRDADVAHDMVVKRPGTTAAPTIRAEIGTLADWFDKQLRLD